A region of Mammaliicoccus sp. Dog046 DNA encodes the following proteins:
- the panC gene encoding pantoate--beta-alanine ligase, which translates to MTQVVEQIKEMMQISSTNKSNGKSIGFVPTMGALHDGHLKMMKQAIEENDITVVSIFVNPLQFGPNEDFDDYPRPFESDLEKLKQIGVDYVFHPSVEEMYPGELEMTITVGRLAEVLEGKKRPGHFDGVVTVVNKLFNIVDPTRAYFGKKDAQQLAIIEKMVHDFNHQVEIVPIDIVREADGLAKSSRNIYLTDEERAEAVHLSKSLAIAQEMYEQGERESKTLIAAITQYLEQNVSGDIVEVAIYSYPELVEQQTIQGQIFISLAVKFSQARLIDNIII; encoded by the coding sequence GTGACACAAGTAGTTGAACAAATTAAAGAAATGATGCAGATTTCATCGACCAATAAATCGAATGGGAAAAGTATTGGTTTCGTACCAACGATGGGCGCATTACACGATGGACATTTAAAAATGATGAAACAAGCCATTGAAGAGAATGATATAACCGTCGTGAGTATTTTTGTAAATCCATTACAATTTGGACCAAATGAAGATTTTGACGACTATCCACGTCCATTTGAAAGTGACTTAGAAAAGTTAAAACAAATCGGTGTGGATTATGTGTTTCATCCTTCAGTAGAGGAAATGTATCCTGGCGAATTAGAAATGACAATCACAGTTGGCCGTTTAGCAGAAGTGTTAGAAGGGAAAAAACGACCAGGACACTTTGACGGTGTGGTTACAGTAGTGAACAAATTATTTAATATTGTAGATCCAACACGCGCATACTTCGGTAAAAAAGACGCACAACAACTCGCGATTATTGAGAAAATGGTGCATGACTTCAATCATCAAGTCGAAATTGTACCAATAGATATTGTAAGAGAAGCGGACGGATTAGCGAAAAGCTCAAGAAATATATATTTAACTGACGAAGAACGAGCAGAAGCGGTTCATTTATCTAAAAGTTTAGCAATAGCTCAAGAGATGTACGAACAAGGAGAAAGAGAAAGTAAAACACTCATTGCCGCGATTACACAATATTTAGAACAAAACGTGAGTGGAGATATTGTAGAAGTCGCTATTTATAGTTATCCAGAGTTAGTAGAACAACAAACGATACAAGGACAAATCTTTATATCATTAGCCGTTAAATTTAGCCAAGCAAGACTCATAGATAATATAATTATTTGA
- a CDS encoding oxidoreductase: MKKFGIIGPGAVGSAIAFALIESGQHVTLFGKENSTVTFQDYNEKKHHEIPVHALQDTHSNVDILFIAVKTTQLDAIMPYVSNIIHADSVIILTQNGYGQLEKLNHPHKYQAVVYISGQKDGSLITHYRDWTLKLPINDHTLSLQQMTQNSLLNIECLEDYAQQVWYKLIVNLGINTVTALTRQPAKVLQSEKIKSLCFNLLIEGKLIAQAEGVSFDNNLEESIMRIYEGYPDEMGTSMYYDMINHRPLETQYIQGYMYHLSKKHQLNTPYLDSTYALLNTFD; encoded by the coding sequence ATGAAAAAGTTTGGAATTATTGGTCCTGGCGCAGTGGGTTCAGCTATTGCATTTGCATTGATTGAATCTGGTCAACATGTCACTTTATTTGGAAAAGAAAACTCGACTGTCACTTTTCAAGATTATAATGAAAAGAAACATCACGAAATTCCCGTTCATGCCTTACAAGATACGCATAGCAACGTCGATATATTATTCATAGCAGTTAAGACGACACAACTCGATGCGATTATGCCATACGTATCCAATATCATACACGCAGATAGCGTTATTATTTTAACGCAAAATGGCTATGGACAGCTAGAAAAATTAAACCATCCTCATAAATATCAAGCAGTCGTTTACATTAGTGGGCAAAAAGACGGTTCCCTTATCACGCATTATCGAGATTGGACACTTAAATTACCGATTAATGACCATACTTTATCGCTTCAACAGATGACACAAAATAGTCTCCTTAACATCGAATGTCTAGAAGATTATGCACAACAAGTTTGGTATAAACTGATCGTGAATTTAGGAATTAACACGGTTACCGCTCTAACGAGACAACCTGCAAAAGTTTTACAATCAGAAAAAATAAAATCACTTTGTTTCAATTTATTAATAGAAGGAAAGCTGATTGCGCAAGCTGAAGGTGTCTCTTTCGACAACAATTTAGAAGAAAGTATTATGCGAATATATGAAGGCTACCCAGATGAAATGGGCACAAGCATGTACTACGATATGATTAATCATCGGCCATTAGAAACGCAATATATTCAAGGTTATATGTATCATTTAAGTAAAAAACATCAGCTCAACACACCGTACCTCGATAGTACTTATGCACTATTAAATACTTTTGATTGA
- a CDS encoding DeoR/GlpR family DNA-binding transcription regulator: MKSKRIYEIESFIKKNKTASIDELKEIFNVSVNTIRRDVNLLAEMNIVKKVYGGIEVVEEEYKAVDYQERNVENFNAKKYIGQLAAKQIETNDIVYVDTGTTTIHILDYVDKKLAFTIITNSLDIMNKASQFENVTLFIIGEKYKPRTRSFIGIDSNLLLTRFNITKCFMAATGVNISNGLSNSEMEENLIKQHITKKAKETYVLADYSKMGQSTLLTYCNLKDIDKIITDQTPPQDISQYCNEHNISVEY; the protein is encoded by the coding sequence ATGAAATCAAAACGTATTTATGAAATCGAATCATTCATAAAGAAGAACAAAACCGCATCTATTGATGAATTGAAAGAAATTTTCAATGTATCTGTAAACACAATTAGACGTGATGTGAATTTATTGGCAGAGATGAATATCGTAAAAAAGGTATACGGAGGCATCGAAGTCGTCGAAGAGGAATATAAAGCCGTCGATTATCAAGAAAGAAACGTTGAAAATTTCAACGCCAAAAAATATATAGGTCAGCTTGCTGCTAAACAAATTGAAACGAACGACATCGTTTATGTAGATACTGGTACAACGACGATACATATATTAGATTATGTCGATAAGAAACTGGCATTTACTATCATTACAAACAGCTTGGATATTATGAATAAAGCATCTCAATTCGAAAATGTAACTTTATTTATTATTGGCGAAAAATACAAACCACGAACAAGATCATTTATTGGTATAGATTCGAATTTACTATTAACAAGATTTAATATAACCAAATGCTTCATGGCCGCAACTGGCGTAAATATTTCTAACGGATTATCTAACTCTGAAATGGAAGAAAATCTAATCAAACAACACATTACTAAAAAAGCAAAAGAAACCTATGTACTCGCAGATTATAGTAAAATGGGTCAATCAACTTTATTAACATATTGCAATCTTAAAGACATCGATAAAATAATCACCGACCAGACCCCACCTCAAGATATAAGCCAATACTGTAATGAACACAATATCTCAGTTGAATATTAA
- the panB gene encoding 3-methyl-2-oxobutanoate hydroxymethyltransferase: MKTIKQLLTMKEQKEKITMVTAYDYPSAKQVEQAGIDTILVGDSLGMVVLGYDSTVQVTVDDMIHHTKAVRRGAPDSYIIIDVPFGAVGIDHTTDMQNAIKLYKETTANAVKIEGFHLKLIEGCTQIGVPVVSHLGLTPQTVGITGYKLQAGSKEEAEQLIIHAKEVEAAGAVMLVLEAIPSDLAEVISTQLTIPVIGIGAGNGTDGQVLVYHDLLNYGSEHVAKFVKQYGDFSTGVDALKQYNQEVKSGAFPSEAYTYKKKVMGEKE; the protein is encoded by the coding sequence ATGAAAACAATAAAACAATTGTTAACAATGAAAGAACAAAAAGAAAAAATTACAATGGTTACGGCATATGACTATCCAAGTGCAAAACAAGTGGAACAAGCGGGTATTGATACAATTCTTGTAGGTGATTCATTAGGTATGGTTGTACTTGGCTACGACAGTACAGTTCAAGTGACAGTAGACGATATGATTCATCATACGAAAGCAGTTAGAAGAGGCGCACCAGATAGTTACATTATTATAGATGTCCCATTCGGTGCTGTAGGTATTGATCATACAACAGATATGCAAAACGCAATTAAACTATATAAAGAAACAACAGCAAACGCAGTGAAGATTGAAGGCTTTCATTTGAAATTAATTGAAGGCTGTACGCAAATTGGTGTACCTGTTGTTTCACATCTAGGATTGACACCTCAAACGGTAGGTATTACAGGATATAAATTACAAGCTGGATCAAAGGAAGAAGCAGAGCAATTAATTATACATGCTAAAGAAGTTGAAGCAGCAGGTGCTGTCATGCTTGTATTAGAAGCTATACCAAGTGATTTAGCGGAGGTTATCAGCACACAATTAACGATTCCTGTCATCGGAATAGGTGCAGGAAATGGAACAGATGGCCAAGTATTGGTTTATCATGACCTTTTAAATTATGGTTCAGAGCATGTCGCTAAATTTGTTAAGCAATATGGTGACTTTTCAACGGGTGTAGATGCATTAAAACAATACAATCAAGAAGTTAAAAGTGGGGCATTCCCTTCAGAGGCATATACTTATAAGAAGAAAGTGATGGGAGAGAAAGAATAG
- a CDS encoding glycine betaine/L-proline ABC transporter ATP-binding protein — MSKIEIKNVTKVFGNYNNQVKSLLKDNKSKDEILKETGSTVAVKNANFTIEDGEIFVVMGLSGSGKSTLIRLINRLIDPTDGDILIKSKNISSLNKKDLRNFRRENLSMVFQSFALFPFKTVVENVAFGLEIKNISKKKRLEKAEESLNLVGLGGYKDQLPKQLSGGMQQRVGLARALANDTDILLMDEAFSALDPLIRKEMQNELLQLQKNMQKTIIFITHDLDEALHIGDRIALMKDGEIAQVGTSEEIVINPANDYVKDFVKDIDRSKVLKVKHIMEPVDQVEVNDNMSFIDAESLLYKTFPHFKSGVRELWIKKDNTIVGKLNFQDVFETLADGNEVMNHA, encoded by the coding sequence ATGAGCAAGATAGAAATTAAGAACGTTACAAAAGTCTTCGGCAATTACAATAACCAAGTTAAATCTTTACTTAAGGATAATAAATCTAAAGATGAAATCCTTAAAGAAACTGGTTCAACAGTCGCCGTAAAAAATGCCAACTTCACAATTGAAGATGGTGAGATATTCGTTGTTATGGGTCTTTCCGGGAGCGGTAAATCAACATTAATTCGTTTGATTAATCGTTTAATTGATCCTACTGACGGTGATATCTTAATCAAATCTAAGAACATCTCCTCATTAAACAAGAAAGATTTAAGGAATTTCAGACGTGAAAACTTAAGCATGGTTTTCCAAAGTTTCGCATTATTCCCTTTCAAAACAGTTGTTGAGAATGTTGCTTTTGGATTAGAGATTAAAAACATTTCTAAAAAGAAGCGTTTAGAAAAAGCAGAAGAATCATTAAATTTAGTTGGTCTTGGCGGTTATAAAGATCAATTACCTAAACAATTATCTGGCGGGATGCAGCAACGTGTCGGTTTAGCTCGCGCACTTGCGAATGATACAGATATATTGTTAATGGATGAAGCTTTCTCAGCATTAGATCCTCTTATTCGTAAAGAAATGCAGAATGAACTCTTGCAGTTACAAAAAAACATGCAAAAAACAATCATCTTTATTACGCATGACTTAGACGAAGCATTACATATCGGCGATAGAATTGCATTAATGAAAGATGGTGAAATCGCACAAGTAGGTACTTCTGAAGAGATTGTGATTAATCCAGCAAACGACTACGTTAAAGATTTCGTTAAAGACATTGATCGTTCTAAAGTATTAAAAGTCAAACACATTATGGAACCCGTTGATCAAGTAGAAGTAAATGACAATATGTCATTTATCGATGCAGAATCATTGTTGTATAAGACTTTTCCACACTTTAAATCTGGTGTTCGCGAACTTTGGATTAAGAAAGACAACACGATTGTTGGAAAACTTAACTTCCAAGATGTATTTGAAACATTAGCAGATGGAAATGAGGTGATGAATCATGCTTAA
- a CDS encoding proline/glycine betaine ABC transporter permease, with protein sequence MLNLLPILPVSDWANAFVEWLTDTFSFIFEPIKTYLGDFMQLIISLLELIHPFVFIIIIMILAYFVMNRKIIAPILIGVGLFFIYNQDLWDELLNTMTLVIISSLLSVIIGVPLGILMSKSDRFQAIMKPVLDFMQTMPAFVYLIPAVAFFGIGMVPGVFASIIFATPPTIRLTNLGIRQISAELIEASDSFGTTSMQKLIKVQLPLAKASIMAGVNQTVMLALSMVVIASMIGAPGLGRDVLSSLQRAEVGSGFVAGLSIVILAIIIDRFTQSSKNK encoded by the coding sequence ATGCTTAATCTATTACCTATATTACCGGTTTCCGATTGGGCTAATGCCTTTGTTGAATGGTTAACAGATACATTTAGTTTCATCTTCGAACCAATCAAGACTTATTTAGGTGACTTTATGCAACTGATCATCTCATTACTTGAGTTGATACATCCATTTGTATTTATCATCATTATCATGATTCTCGCTTACTTCGTCATGAATAGAAAGATTATCGCACCTATCTTAATCGGTGTCGGTTTATTCTTCATCTACAATCAAGACTTATGGGATGAATTACTCAATACGATGACACTCGTTATTATCAGTAGTTTATTATCTGTCATCATCGGTGTTCCGCTAGGTATTTTAATGTCTAAAAGTGATCGTTTCCAAGCAATTATGAAACCCGTTCTAGACTTTATGCAAACAATGCCAGCGTTTGTTTACTTAATTCCGGCAGTAGCATTTTTCGGAATTGGTATGGTACCAGGTGTGTTCGCATCAATTATTTTTGCAACACCACCAACGATTCGTTTAACTAATTTAGGTATTAGACAAATCTCAGCAGAATTAATAGAAGCAAGTGATTCATTCGGTACTACTTCTATGCAAAAATTAATCAAAGTACAACTCCCTCTTGCTAAAGCATCAATCATGGCCGGTGTTAACCAAACTGTCATGCTCGCTTTATCAATGGTTGTAATAGCATCAATGATTGGGGCACCTGGTTTAGGTAGAGATGTTTTAAGTTCACTACAACGTGCTGAAGTTGGTTCAGGATTCGTTGCTGGTTTAAGTATCGTTATACTCGCAATCATTATCGACCGCTTTACTCAATCATCAAAAAATAAATAA